The Neobacillus sp. OS1-2 genome includes a window with the following:
- the rarD gene encoding EamA family transporter RarD — MKKTDTQIGAIHAAFSYFIWGLLPIYWKLLNHVNAKEILANRIFWSFIFMLIILFFTKKWGLFVRTLKGFAQNKKQMYALGIASILISVNWFIYIWAVNSGHMIEASLGYYINPLVSILLGMVVLKEKLTIYQYISFILAAVGVVIVTVSHGVFPWIAISLALSFGLYGLAKKLINVDSSVGLSLETLVVAPIAAIYMIYLIIQGSNSFLTASIGTDLLLMGAGVATAVPLLYFAKGAQKIPLSLLGFLQYIAPTLTLILGVFVYQEHFSKSQLLAFMFIWTALTIYSLSKTKLVTEMKWRKEKRATL; from the coding sequence ATGAAAAAGACGGACACACAGATAGGGGCCATTCATGCTGCCTTTTCTTATTTTATTTGGGGGCTATTGCCAATCTATTGGAAATTATTGAATCATGTAAATGCCAAGGAGATTCTCGCAAATCGGATATTTTGGTCCTTTATTTTTATGTTAATTATTCTCTTCTTTACGAAAAAATGGGGATTATTTGTCCGAACCTTAAAAGGTTTTGCTCAAAATAAAAAGCAAATGTACGCATTGGGGATTGCCTCTATATTAATTAGCGTGAATTGGTTTATTTATATTTGGGCAGTGAATAGCGGGCATATGATTGAAGCGAGCCTTGGCTATTATATAAATCCCCTTGTAAGTATTTTATTGGGAATGGTGGTACTGAAGGAAAAATTAACGATCTACCAATATATCTCCTTTATTTTGGCGGCAGTTGGAGTAGTAATCGTCACTGTTTCTCATGGTGTATTTCCTTGGATTGCGATTTCCTTGGCACTAAGTTTTGGGTTATATGGCTTAGCGAAAAAGTTGATTAACGTGGATTCGTCCGTGGGACTGAGCTTAGAAACCCTTGTTGTTGCACCCATTGCAGCTATCTACATGATTTACTTAATTATTCAAGGCTCAAACTCCTTTTTAACAGCGAGTATAGGAACGGATTTATTATTGATGGGGGCAGGAGTTGCAACCGCTGTGCCACTCCTTTATTTTGCAAAAGGGGCACAAAAGATTCCGCTCTCTTTACTTGGTTTCTTGCAATATATTGCACCAACCTTAACCCTTATTTTAGGCGTATTTGTCTATCAAGAGCATTTTTCAAAATCACAGCTCTTAGCCTTCATGTTTATTTGGACAGCACTAACCATTTATTCACTTTCAAAAACAAAGCTCGTGACAGAAATGAAATGGCGTAAAGAAAAGCGAGCGACACTATAA
- the mbcS gene encoding acyl-CoA synthetase MbcS — protein sequence MKREDLIAPEQYNLVSEMERFAGNPQRVALKWENESGETKQVTYEQLMKRVNKAGNVFTQNGLNKGDVVLVIVPRLIEAYVVYLAALKTGMVVIPSSEMLREKDLQYRISHGDVKAVISYYPYVDQFEHITETQPLVKFTLGAEEEGWIHLDAEMEKASEQFAIAETLRDDMAFLSYTSGTTGNPKGVVHTHGWAFAHLKTAASKWLCIEEGDTVWATAGPGWQKWIWSPFLSVLGSGGTGLVYNGKFEPKKYLALLQKYDVNVLCCTPTEYRLMAKVDNLADYQLPNLHSAVSAGEPLNREVIDTFRKYFAIDVRDGYGQTENTLLVGVTKGMELKSGSMGKPTPGNRVEIINEDGQVCAVGEVGDIAVHVETPALFKNYYKDPERTAMQFRGDYYVTGDRAKMDEEGYFWFEGRSDDIIISSGYTIGPFEVEDALVKHPFVKECAVVASPDEIRGFIVKAFVVLQDDVSPVDPELTKTLQEHVKTLTAPYKYPRKIEYLTELPKTTSGKIRRIELRQKEMESLKQV from the coding sequence ATGAAGAGGGAAGATCTAATTGCACCAGAACAGTATAATCTCGTTTCTGAAATGGAGCGATTTGCAGGAAATCCGCAAAGAGTGGCATTAAAATGGGAAAATGAGTCAGGTGAAACCAAACAAGTTACATATGAGCAACTAATGAAGCGAGTGAACAAAGCGGGGAATGTGTTTACTCAGAATGGTTTAAACAAGGGTGATGTGGTTCTCGTTATTGTACCGCGTTTGATTGAAGCGTACGTGGTGTATTTGGCCGCATTAAAAACTGGAATGGTGGTCATCCCTAGTTCGGAAATGCTAAGGGAGAAAGATCTGCAGTACCGTATTTCACACGGAGATGTAAAGGCAGTCATCAGTTATTACCCATATGTTGATCAATTTGAACATATTACCGAAACACAACCATTGGTTAAGTTCACATTGGGAGCTGAGGAAGAAGGCTGGATTCATCTAGATGCTGAAATGGAAAAAGCTAGTGAACAATTTGCGATTGCTGAAACTCTTCGTGATGATATGGCCTTTTTATCCTATACATCAGGGACAACTGGAAATCCAAAAGGTGTAGTCCATACTCATGGCTGGGCATTCGCTCATTTAAAAACAGCAGCATCTAAATGGCTTTGTATTGAAGAGGGCGATACGGTTTGGGCAACAGCAGGCCCAGGCTGGCAAAAATGGATTTGGAGCCCATTCCTTTCTGTCCTTGGTTCAGGTGGAACTGGTTTAGTGTATAACGGAAAATTTGAACCGAAAAAATATTTAGCACTCTTGCAAAAATATGATGTCAATGTCCTTTGCTGCACACCGACGGAATATCGGTTAATGGCAAAAGTAGACAATTTAGCTGATTATCAGTTGCCAAACCTTCACAGCGCCGTCTCCGCAGGGGAGCCGTTAAATCGTGAGGTAATTGACACATTTAGAAAATATTTTGCCATTGATGTTCGTGACGGTTATGGGCAAACCGAAAATACATTACTTGTGGGAGTTACAAAAGGGATGGAATTGAAGTCGGGCTCAATGGGCAAGCCGACACCTGGAAATAGGGTAGAGATTATCAATGAGGATGGCCAAGTTTGTGCCGTTGGGGAAGTTGGTGATATCGCCGTCCATGTTGAAACTCCTGCCTTATTTAAAAATTATTATAAAGACCCCGAAAGAACGGCCATGCAGTTCCGCGGAGATTATTATGTCACGGGCGATAGAGCCAAAATGGATGAAGAAGGCTACTTCTGGTTCGAAGGCCGCAGTGATGATATTATTATTAGCTCTGGCTATACGATTGGGCCGTTTGAAGTAGAGGATGCGCTTGTGAAACATCCGTTTGTTAAGGAATGTGCCGTTGTTGCTAGTCCCGATGAAATCCGCGGCTTTATTGTTAAAGCGTTTGTTGTTTTACAGGACGATGTCAGTCCTGTCGACCCGGAGTTAACGAAAACCTTACAGGAGCACGTAAAAACACTTACAGCTCCGTATAAATATCCTAGAAAAATTGAGTATTTGACCGAACTTCCAAAAACAACCTCTGGAAAAATTCGCCGGATTGAGCTTCGTCAAAAAGAAATGGAATCACTGAAACAAGTATAA
- a CDS encoding alpha/beta-type small acid-soluble spore protein, producing the protein MASNNSNQLLVPGVEQALDQMKFEIANEFGVNLGADTTSRANGSVGGEITKRLVAMAEQQLGGGFSR; encoded by the coding sequence ATGGCAAGCAACAATTCAAATCAATTATTAGTTCCTGGTGTGGAACAAGCTCTTGACCAAATGAAATTTGAAATTGCAAACGAATTTGGTGTAAACCTTGGAGCAGATACTACTTCACGTGCTAACGGTTCCGTTGGTGGTGAAATCACAAAACGTCTAGTAGCAATGGCTGAACAACAATTAGGCGGCGGATTCTCTCGTTAA
- the thiI gene encoding tRNA uracil 4-sulfurtransferase ThiI, translated as MKYDRILIRYGEISTKGRNRNKFVDKLRKSVRIALAPFPKVKIESSRDRMYVLLNGEDGIEIIEKLKNIFGIQSFSPAIKVERNVEVLKQASLDLVSSLYMEGQTFKITPKRSDKSFELNTDGINHTIGGHLLQSIPGLKVDVRNPDINLRIEVRKEAIYLSCETIQGAGGLPMGSSGKAMLMLSGGIDSPVAGYLAMKRGLEIEAVHFFSPPFTSERSKEKVIDLSRKLAEIYGAITLHIVPFTAIQQAIREQIPENYSMTSTRRMMLRITEGIRQKREGLAIITGESLGQVASQTVESMFAINEVTNTPILRPLITMDKTDIIKLAEEIDTLEISNRPFEDCCTIFVPSSPKTKPKREKVQHFESFFDFEPMIQVAINEVETIVIKPVDDKHTEFQSLF; from the coding sequence ATGAAATATGATCGTATACTTATACGCTATGGGGAGATTTCAACAAAGGGCCGAAATCGCAATAAATTTGTTGATAAACTTAGAAAAAGCGTCAGAATTGCCCTCGCTCCCTTCCCAAAAGTTAAAATCGAATCAAGTCGTGATCGGATGTATGTCTTATTAAATGGTGAAGATGGGATAGAAATTATCGAAAAATTAAAGAATATATTTGGGATTCAATCCTTCAGTCCCGCCATCAAGGTGGAAAGGAATGTTGAGGTATTAAAACAAGCCTCACTAGATTTAGTCTCATCTCTTTACATGGAAGGGCAGACCTTCAAAATTACGCCAAAACGATCGGATAAATCGTTTGAATTAAATACAGACGGAATTAATCACACAATTGGCGGTCATTTGCTTCAATCCATTCCAGGACTTAAAGTAGACGTGAGGAACCCTGATATCAATTTACGAATTGAGGTCAGAAAGGAAGCTATTTATCTTTCATGTGAAACCATTCAAGGTGCTGGCGGTCTTCCTATGGGTTCAAGTGGAAAGGCGATGCTCATGTTATCTGGTGGGATTGACAGCCCTGTAGCCGGATATTTAGCCATGAAGCGGGGATTAGAAATTGAAGCCGTCCATTTCTTCAGTCCACCATTCACAAGTGAGCGTTCAAAGGAAAAAGTGATCGATTTATCACGGAAGCTTGCTGAGATTTACGGTGCGATTACCCTTCATATCGTGCCCTTTACAGCTATTCAACAGGCGATTCGTGAGCAAATTCCAGAGAATTACTCCATGACATCGACAAGAAGAATGATGCTTCGAATTACTGAGGGAATTAGACAAAAGCGTGAAGGTCTGGCTATTATTACCGGTGAAAGCCTTGGACAAGTAGCCAGCCAAACGGTAGAAAGTATGTTCGCGATTAATGAAGTGACAAATACACCAATTTTACGTCCTTTGATTACGATGGATAAAACGGATATTATTAAACTTGCCGAGGAGATCGATACCTTGGAAATTTCTAATCGGCCGTTTGAAGATTGCTGTACGATTTTTGTGCCATCTTCTCCGAAAACCAAGCCGAAAAGGGAAAAAGTACAACATTTTGAAAGCTTTTTTGATTTTGAACCAATGATTCAAGTTGCCATCAATGAAGTGGAGACTATCGTTATTAAACCAGTTGACGACAAGCATACAGAATTTCAATCATTATTTTAA
- the ezrA gene encoding septation ring formation regulator EzrA encodes MKYFIGFFILLLALFLVGYLIKKKYFKEMDRLEAWKIDLLNRPIPDEMSKVKQLNMTGQTEELFEGWRSEWDDVVTVKLPNLEEMLFDAEEYIDKYRFKKAKEVQQAIDLRLQETENQIKKILEELHELVGSEEKNRLEIEELKELYREAKKTLLAHRHSFGIAEKHLEMKLNETAQKFQEFDEKTELGNYLEAREVVLQMQGQLGTIKQHMDVIPQLLIECHSLLPNQLSDCIEGQREMVEQEYYLEHINVGQEIKRLEEKLAENLAFIEAIEIDKAEEGVKEVKDRIDILFDLLEKEVHAKHYVQKNEKAAYELLVSAQRENELLSNEMLQVQQSYQISDSDLETQRELEKELAAVYKHYEILVEKLKLNGTAQTVLSEELSDIKDQLDVILEGQQLFAVKLQALRKDELEARKKIMELTKRVGDTVRLVKKNNVPGVPADYHYLFEDTNESIQNVRYQLEEKPLNVSALNQYLEVAVLTVEKLVNTTYELIENVTLAERAIQYGNRYRSQYPSIAKGLTDAEMAFRHYDYQEALEQVAASLEGIDPEALKKIKATIVTE; translated from the coding sequence GTGAAATATTTCATTGGATTTTTCATCCTATTACTGGCCTTGTTTCTAGTAGGATATTTAATAAAGAAAAAGTACTTTAAAGAAATGGATCGATTGGAAGCATGGAAAATTGATTTATTAAATCGACCAATACCAGATGAAATGTCCAAGGTAAAGCAATTAAATATGACTGGACAAACAGAAGAGCTTTTCGAGGGTTGGCGGAGCGAGTGGGATGACGTAGTAACAGTAAAGCTCCCGAACTTAGAGGAAATGCTATTTGATGCGGAGGAATACATTGACAAGTACCGATTCAAAAAAGCTAAAGAGGTTCAACAAGCAATTGATTTAAGATTGCAAGAAACTGAGAATCAGATAAAAAAGATTTTGGAAGAGCTACATGAGCTAGTTGGCAGTGAAGAAAAAAATAGACTAGAAATAGAGGAGTTAAAAGAATTATATCGAGAAGCGAAGAAAACGCTGCTTGCTCACCGGCATAGCTTTGGTATTGCTGAAAAGCATTTAGAAATGAAGCTTAATGAAACGGCACAAAAGTTTCAGGAATTCGATGAGAAAACGGAACTTGGCAATTACCTCGAGGCAAGAGAAGTGGTTTTACAGATGCAAGGTCAGCTTGGAACCATAAAACAGCATATGGATGTCATTCCACAGCTGCTAATTGAGTGTCACTCATTGCTTCCAAATCAACTTTCCGACTGTATAGAAGGACAACGAGAAATGGTGGAGCAGGAATATTATTTGGAACATATTAATGTTGGGCAGGAAATTAAACGCCTGGAGGAAAAACTGGCTGAAAACCTGGCATTCATTGAAGCGATTGAAATTGATAAAGCTGAAGAAGGTGTAAAAGAAGTAAAAGATCGAATCGACATTCTTTTTGACCTTTTAGAGAAGGAAGTACATGCCAAGCATTACGTGCAGAAAAATGAAAAGGCAGCCTATGAACTACTAGTTTCGGCACAAAGAGAAAATGAGCTTCTTTCCAATGAGATGCTGCAGGTACAGCAAAGTTATCAAATATCGGATAGTGACCTTGAAACACAGAGGGAGCTTGAAAAGGAACTTGCGGCTGTTTATAAGCACTATGAAATTTTGGTTGAAAAGTTAAAACTAAACGGAACTGCGCAAACCGTACTCAGTGAAGAATTAAGTGATATTAAAGATCAACTCGATGTCATCCTTGAGGGGCAGCAGTTATTTGCCGTTAAACTCCAGGCACTTAGGAAAGATGAACTTGAAGCAAGAAAAAAAATCATGGAACTAACGAAAAGGGTTGGCGATACTGTCCGTCTTGTGAAGAAAAATAATGTACCGGGAGTGCCCGCAGATTATCATTATTTATTCGAAGATACGAACGAAAGCATTCAAAATGTTCGTTATCAGCTTGAAGAAAAGCCGCTTAATGTTTCCGCCCTTAATCAGTATTTGGAAGTCGCTGTTTTAACTGTTGAGAAACTTGTTAATACAACCTATGAATTAATAGAAAATGTGACGCTAGCTGAAAGAGCCATTCAGTATGGAAATCGATATAGAAGTCAGTATCCATCTATTGCCAAAGGATTAACTGATGCAGAAATGGCATTTAGGCACTACGATTATCAAGAGGCATTGGAGCAAGTTGCCGCGTCACTTGAAGGAATAGACCCAGAAGCTTTGAAAAAAATAAAAGCAACTATTGTAACCGAATAG
- the refZ gene encoding forespore capture DNA-binding protein RefZ: protein MKKNAKDAIVKAAISLFNTNGYSGTSIRDIATLAKVNTAAIAYHFHNKPGLLEYCFMHFFEQYMSKIEGAYASIDRGAKECLKKIAADLLHFQSENIQLTSFVYREMSMDSQVVREIMSTYSLKEKYYFQQIFERGFEWNEFRPHSIPYLIIQLKSFLMMPYMNNHYMREVLYIFPNEPFFEQKYLKDIHFWIDKTLCSDLSIKKGAIIK from the coding sequence ATGAAGAAAAATGCAAAAGATGCGATTGTGAAGGCTGCAATATCGTTGTTTAATACAAATGGGTATTCAGGAACATCTATTAGGGATATTGCTACTCTCGCAAAAGTTAATACTGCAGCGATAGCATATCACTTCCATAATAAACCAGGTCTCTTGGAATATTGTTTTATGCATTTTTTTGAACAGTACATGAGTAAAATTGAGGGGGCCTATGCATCCATTGATCGCGGCGCTAAGGAGTGCTTGAAGAAGATTGCAGCTGATCTGCTCCATTTTCAATCTGAAAATATCCAACTCACAAGTTTTGTTTATCGAGAAATGTCCATGGATTCCCAAGTGGTGAGGGAAATCATGTCGACTTATTCACTTAAAGAAAAATACTATTTCCAGCAGATTTTTGAAAGAGGCTTTGAGTGGAATGAATTTCGTCCCCATTCGATTCCTTATTTAATCATCCAACTAAAAAGTTTTTTGATGATGCCATATATGAATAATCACTATATGCGGGAGGTATTGTACATCTTTCCAAATGAACCATTTTTTGAACAAAAATATTTAAAGGATATTCATTTTTGGATTGATAAAACATTATGCTCAGATCTGTCCATTAAAAAGGGCGCAATCATTAAATAG
- a CDS encoding GAF domain-containing protein, with translation MFNVEMYTGSREENYELVKKQLQALLHDEPNQIANLSNASALLNQFLDRVNWVGFYFMDTNGELVLGPFQGLPACIRIPLGKGVCGTAALKRETIRVMDVNQFPGHIACDSASQSEIVIPLLKGDQLIGVLDIDSPETDRFDELDQEKLEEFVAVLMEHI, from the coding sequence TTGTTTAACGTCGAAATGTATACTGGCAGTCGTGAAGAAAATTATGAACTTGTAAAAAAACAGCTACAGGCCCTGCTTCATGATGAGCCAAATCAAATTGCAAATCTTAGTAACGCCTCTGCACTATTAAACCAATTTCTCGACCGTGTTAACTGGGTTGGATTTTACTTCATGGATACCAATGGGGAACTTGTGCTTGGACCATTTCAAGGATTACCTGCCTGTATCCGGATTCCCCTTGGTAAAGGAGTGTGCGGCACAGCAGCCTTGAAAAGGGAAACGATCCGTGTGATGGACGTTAATCAATTTCCCGGCCATATTGCTTGCGATTCCGCATCACAATCAGAAATTGTCATTCCACTTCTCAAAGGGGATCAATTAATCGGGGTCTTAGATATTGATTCTCCCGAAACAGACCGCTTTGACGAACTTGACCAAGAAAAACTGGAAGAATTTGTTGCCGTATTAATGGAACATATCTAA
- a CDS encoding sensor domain-containing diguanylate cyclase encodes MFDLEGDLLLDVVKYKKLFQITERLHSFLDVDVLLGELFIVLKEIYPNFSYQLLLSMDTYSHNDLPIIDLEYDGENIAAIQAFESGAVQFESTQTGHAVLYAPLKGKREIYGVLQVIAPLTKGFPIYDVEFMALLSSCAGGALENAQLYQLSLRTISDLQLINETSHQLNSNRPMAETFEFMSTQIKASFEANEVGFFLFSQKQTKAKILPGSTPYFFTRQARVYVNHIIEKLQKENEPLFIGDFTLPEKNHGTSFHSIMAVPVVVGERLRGFCMIMHHCPYFFTFESFTLLQSLVHHTSLALTNSMLREELKIMVTTDHLTKLHSRKFLDEKIQCSMKNDEEGTFILLDIDNFKEINDTYGHQIGDEVLIQVANLIRGNMREHDIGARWGGEELAIYLPKVPLDTGAAIACRLVKKVAKRSKPHITVSCGVSYWNKESKDSYQSLFKRADEALYTAKETGKNKVVIEGNHSRVNEALI; translated from the coding sequence ATGTTCGATCTTGAAGGAGATTTACTATTGGATGTTGTGAAATATAAAAAATTATTTCAAATAACGGAAAGACTTCATTCATTCCTTGATGTAGATGTCTTATTAGGGGAATTATTTATTGTACTAAAAGAAATTTATCCCAATTTCTCATATCAATTACTTCTTTCAATGGATACATATAGCCATAATGACCTTCCTATTATTGACCTTGAATACGATGGTGAAAATATTGCCGCCATACAGGCATTTGAATCCGGCGCTGTTCAATTTGAGAGTACTCAAACGGGACATGCCGTCCTTTATGCACCCCTAAAAGGGAAGCGGGAGATCTATGGGGTCCTACAGGTGATTGCACCTCTTACAAAGGGATTTCCTATATACGATGTAGAGTTTATGGCATTATTATCGAGCTGTGCGGGAGGAGCGTTGGAAAACGCTCAGTTATATCAACTATCACTACGAACTATTTCTGACCTGCAATTAATAAACGAAACCTCACACCAACTAAATTCTAACCGGCCGATGGCTGAGACTTTTGAATTTATGTCTACACAAATTAAGGCATCTTTTGAAGCGAACGAGGTTGGTTTTTTTCTATTTTCCCAAAAACAAACAAAAGCAAAAATACTTCCAGGGTCAACCCCCTACTTTTTCACAAGGCAGGCCCGAGTCTATGTAAACCACATAATAGAAAAGTTGCAAAAGGAAAACGAACCGCTTTTTATAGGGGATTTTACTCTTCCAGAAAAAAATCATGGAACAAGCTTTCATTCTATTATGGCTGTACCAGTAGTTGTCGGCGAAAGATTAAGAGGCTTTTGCATGATCATGCATCATTGTCCATATTTCTTTACCTTTGAGTCTTTTACGCTTCTTCAGTCGCTGGTGCACCATACTTCATTAGCGTTAACCAACTCCATGCTGAGAGAAGAATTAAAAATAATGGTTACCACTGACCATTTGACAAAACTTCATTCGCGAAAATTTTTGGATGAAAAAATTCAGTGTTCCATGAAGAACGACGAGGAAGGTACCTTTATTTTGCTGGATATTGATAATTTTAAAGAAATAAATGATACATATGGACATCAGATTGGTGATGAAGTGTTAATACAAGTCGCCAATCTTATAAGGGGAAACATGCGCGAACATGATATTGGTGCCCGTTGGGGTGGCGAAGAGCTCGCCATTTATCTTCCTAAAGTTCCTTTAGATACAGGAGCAGCAATAGCGTGTCGGTTGGTAAAAAAAGTTGCAAAACGTTCTAAGCCTCATATTACAGTTTCATGTGGCGTTTCTTATTGGAATAAAGAGAGTAAAGATTCCTATCAATCCTTATTTAAAAGGGCTGATGAGGCGTTATATACGGCAAAAGAAACCGGAAAGAACAAAGTTGTAATAGAAGGCAATCATAGTAGGGTAAATGAGGCACTCATTTAA
- the rpsD gene encoding 30S ribosomal protein S4, producing MARYTGSSWKISRRLGISLSGTGKELEKRPYAPGQHGPNQRKKLSEYGLQLQEKQKLRHMYGVNERQFRNLFVKAGKMSGVHGENFMILLESRLDNLVYRLGLARTRRAARQLVNHGHIMVDGSRVDIPSYRVAPGQTISVREKSRNLDVIKEAIEVTNFIPDYLTFDADKLEGTFTRLPERSELAAEINETFIVEFYSR from the coding sequence ATGGCTCGTTATACTGGCTCTAGCTGGAAAATATCCCGTCGTCTTGGAATCTCTCTAAGCGGCACAGGTAAAGAATTAGAAAAGCGTCCTTACGCTCCTGGACAACATGGTCCAAACCAACGCAAAAAGCTTTCTGAATACGGATTGCAATTACAAGAGAAGCAAAAGCTTCGTCATATGTATGGTGTAAATGAGCGCCAATTCCGTAACTTGTTTGTAAAAGCTGGCAAAATGAGCGGCGTTCACGGCGAAAACTTCATGATTCTTCTTGAATCACGCCTTGACAACCTTGTTTACCGTTTAGGTCTTGCTCGCACTCGTCGTGCAGCACGTCAATTAGTTAACCACGGACACATTATGGTTGATGGTTCTCGCGTAGATATCCCATCATACCGCGTAGCTCCTGGTCAAACAATCAGCGTTCGTGAAAAATCACGCAACCTTGACGTCATCAAAGAAGCAATCGAAGTAACTAACTTCATTCCTGATTACTTAACATTTGATGCAGACAAATTAGAAGGTACATTCACTCGCTTACCAGAGCGTTCTGAACTTGCTGCTGAAATTAACGAAACATTCATCGTTGAGTTCTACTCACGTTAA